In a single window of the Verrucomicrobiaceae bacterium genome:
- a CDS encoding putative Ig domain-containing protein, with translation MNQFYGWHPITASGGFGGVWIQRISGTLPYSDGTSFGYGYDGNGDLQVGGTPTTAGTYTLVVRAHDVTGYCTDDETFTIIVDPAGGRDRGDKQGFPAVDSWAGTTLYIGNIAADGDATAQLNTTASADDTDADGDDEDLPLPASLTEQQSYSLQVPVHNSTGNNNAKLGVWIDWNGDNDFTDPGEIITNSTIASNGTKTISITPPAGSVGTRYMRVRVLATTSATVQNFGSAASVGEIEDHAIQIQSGVTTDWGDYSGFAGAGNTISTALYLGNSTPTDAESGTTGLLANQDDNTGDDETITIPAFTEGVPSTISINTYRDSTQISAARVGVWVRWFGGSTTLVSDSLVVAANNGTVNVSLTPPAGASGGSAYIRVRLIEGTTPVSISGNLSPLRGEVEDHRFSVAAPINYDFGDFSAFASVRNAASANLYLGNALTDSENGTTTNSTATADDTAGDDEDLTLPSLTAGSATNWAVLITRNSPVASGRLGVWIDWNDSGGIDNSNEIITANTAISLTGTQSYTVPITPPVGSTGTHAMRVRLTEGTSDVTFSINSDVAGEVEDHLITVNPAPLEHDYGDFSGFPSVRNEMSTNLFLGSSGTDSEAGTASNSTATSDDNTGDDEDLILPTLTAGAAVSWPVRVTRNAPVADARLGVWIDWNDNNSPDVAAELITVNTAISATGANDYPVAFTVPANATGTHRMRVRLTAGAADVNFISNSTSLGEVEDYVVTVSCSAPVILPPNSFYPSGFVGQVYPSQQFLVSGGTPVTWSLNPAIPGLSINGSGLLSGTPTAAGTYNATVSATEAGGCSGTTPVNIVIAACAAPTPLLPGDSWTLTVPSGMQSAMWFKDGAPISGATSLSYIVNAPGSYTWKAINADGCLVDGCCADVFIQSCPTIEPATIPSGQVSLTYVQGAPFSANGGTAPYAFSVLSGIPPGLAFDAATNKLTGIPTLAGSYDVVVRLTDAGGCTVSKTFTLIIAPCSGLDIQPVSIADAVLGQSYSRTFTAIGSDLVKTWQIRPSPLPGSVAWWALEANAFDHAGSPSQNGALTGTPTWGAGVIGNALYLNGDDGVDVADHAALNPTSITLEAWVYPTEIAPSSRRWIIGKTNSAGSQGYGLHQLNGSTSVRFWVNHYSTAASGVQTSMQLNAWNHVVGTYNPGAGQLRIYLNGILMQSRTYLTSITHSGTALHIGRSPLVGSYFNGRIDEPVLYSRALIPQEIARRHAAGLGVNGAYPSEYGSTVSRWRADGSVSDSVGTHHGSATVTLTHAPGMAGQSFDFDGADAGINVAHSTAHNSAAFTLEAWVLADEAAPSSSRWIAGKSANGSNGYGLLQPAGTQNVRFFVNDANATTSYTESVLVPGRWNHVVGTFAKPNMRLYVNAYNYVAKSYNVNLVGQTTAFQIGSRGVPDSFFNGRLDDVAYFNAALTAGEVATRFRAMQRINAVIPAGMTFDAINGQLAGTPVPPAAEGEYDFLLRAQDSTGCHGWRVYPDFDLGCSAITISAVPALSAATVGTAVTDVLLTVSGGVAPYTWSVMSGDLPPGLQIQPLTATTARITGIPEQSGSYTFNIQAADAGGCLGHTGPIGPVNVTCPAITVSAGSALTSVMGTAYTQTTSFEATGLTGSFLWSSGSLPTGFSFNPSTRRISTTAAAAMGVYPLTITAADASYPDCSGNITVDWRVCPLITIIAPAFPTFYIGQSQTFALTASDGMGGSSFTWDTLLPGAFPPGVTLSSTGILSGSPTAAGSYNVTLRATNADGCAGTLPVTIVVKGISIGSRVFHDLNDNGVDDDGVPGISGVYVRAFHPGADMQRGGTGADADILIKSTITDSNGNYVLANLPVGPVFIRATPPFAPGPRVSGGVPKEVYDGDDGENYGWQALPGRNLFSPVLTLAPGVQPTSEDGDADTDLTLDFGLWHGTGAGGILWHDQNADGVLGTSEPGLVGVEVQLWWDRLGNDDAEYLLSTTVTDNAGRYSFLGLRSGRYQIVVTEPNFGSGVLGSTGSVTPLRVLADNQSDNDSNGYQPAGTGHAAHSILFLLGNNEEPIGNGTGGSGEFGRGGEMDDAFANGAGDQDVDLTIDMGFLAPGPLSVGNLVFNDTGGSPFTADVGEGLGGIVVELFRSGENPALVPPLASTVTDAVGRYLFQDLYAGTFFVRIHPGHFNLTDGDLRGYQALNNIVVGDDDVGDDTLIATAPHITGIRSHDFTLAVGSAPTAAEGETGDDSASDDGNDTNVDLTIDLGVYHPVSVGNHVFIDANFNGHADAGEGVNGIRVELYRDDQTPGVDTPIHAIDTANGGRYLFDKLHHGTYYVHIPKSQFFPTKPLHRMLSIYEGVVGDDDVGEDGINTTNPANDGVTSSLVPLYPGLAPTNNSGETGVYFQDDDDSDASADLTIDFGFQSPVGIGNMVFIDADTDGYADPGEGVQNVVVELYTDTQIPGVDFPLYTTLTDADGKYYFSYLFNGDYRVHIPAVMFANGQPLHGKLSLVGDSSVTVGIDDNQDEHDNGIDDPAPHINGISSALVHLAISTEPTTNSGETGMFKDIDSADDNNFDLTIDFGFAAPASDLMTLGNVVYEDLDGDGKHDSGEGVNGVTVQLFATGSNPLQDQPLDSTSTATGGNYRFFNLPQGSYFVFIPPAAFDVTNAGPLAGMRSLPGHGLDIGADDSGSPAADENGIDDAAPASNGIRSVDIQLTPDLEPVNTLGETGFLAGQDDADDNNGNLTVDFGFFRSVSVGNIVFHDSDGSGSFESGEGVGNVTVKLFHSGDNPATANPVATVVTNSSGKYFMADLFSGDYFLHIPKEEFISGGQLIGKVSLYGTLIGDDNVGEDGLDDTHPSLHGISSAVFSLIPGYCPQGTDEEGEDGASDDAIDDQVDLTRDFGFANAITVGNMVFKDLDNDALLDQGDEIGVTGVTVQLWTSGNNSVLVGSDVTDSYGRYDFQAAPGSYIIKIPSSNFNTGAALAQHSPSKPTPNYLPTSTAGDDDVGQDGYTTGAPGVDGVMTPVFTLAHGSMPTAGNTESGYFADDDNANDANGDLTIDLGFRPDPLGVGNLVFHDTNGDGIYNAGESGIQNVTLRLYLIGDDPHDPNTVPVSTAISDSTGAWLLTAFIAGDYFIHLPPSNFAAGAPLHGLISSIGQSFDDLEDDDVEVENGLDEDDPATFGINSTQIELLHGTEPVETGFQAGTDNNFETDMDLTIDFGFQTPPPPPSSIVATRILPPLAVTTFASTSLDPLADEDHDAHTNLLEYVLGTDPRSGLLRASLRLHADENGTLSALVTRQVHLPVDARLYLQHRADHDSTWSTLALVPQITQNSDGTVTASYGSLPSAEAGYIRLRAELDADLDGQAEATTHSEVHAWLRRSIMGLETLSMPFTEPDAARGLITGQSGASVQIGLQPILRTEAEYYLEILSGPKSGLRLEIDEKATTGSNLVLDAQTIPTDLLGAPFALRRHVSLASVLPEQHFIADQDRVLFHEVSSDSFRSIPLTAAGWLEQANVLPGQGMLVQAREHTAQIVLIGQIPLVPHHSIAGDRARFIGYAPATFHPGDKLRIYRPATQDYQCLLRTSDAWLDESTQVPITPELPVSQAWFYIPVE, from the coding sequence GTGAATCAATTTTACGGCTGGCATCCGATAACGGCATCTGGCGGATTTGGTGGTGTATGGATCCAGCGCATTTCTGGCACCTTGCCCTACAGCGATGGCACCTCATTTGGCTATGGTTACGATGGCAATGGTGATCTACAGGTCGGGGGCACTCCCACCACGGCAGGTACTTATACCCTTGTTGTCCGAGCACATGATGTCACAGGATACTGCACTGACGATGAGACCTTTACAATTATCGTTGATCCAGCCGGGGGGCGTGATCGCGGCGATAAGCAGGGTTTTCCTGCCGTGGATTCATGGGCCGGAACCACCCTCTACATCGGAAATATTGCAGCAGATGGAGATGCCACTGCGCAGCTCAATACGACAGCTAGCGCAGATGACACGGATGCTGATGGAGACGACGAAGACCTTCCGCTTCCTGCGAGTCTCACCGAACAGCAGTCGTACTCGCTGCAAGTTCCCGTCCACAATTCCACGGGTAATAACAACGCGAAACTCGGTGTCTGGATTGACTGGAATGGGGACAACGATTTTACCGACCCAGGAGAGATCATCACCAACAGCACCATCGCCTCAAATGGAACAAAAACGATAAGCATTACGCCACCTGCTGGCAGTGTCGGAACGCGTTACATGCGTGTTCGTGTGCTCGCTACGACATCAGCGACTGTGCAGAATTTTGGCTCTGCAGCCAGTGTGGGTGAAATCGAGGATCACGCCATCCAGATCCAATCTGGAGTCACCACTGATTGGGGCGATTACAGTGGTTTCGCCGGTGCAGGTAATACAATATCCACGGCATTATACCTCGGTAACTCCACTCCCACGGATGCAGAAAGTGGAACAACCGGTTTGTTGGCTAATCAGGATGATAACACTGGTGATGATGAAACCATTACTATCCCCGCTTTCACGGAAGGCGTGCCATCGACTATCTCGATCAATACTTATCGTGACAGCACACAGATTAGTGCTGCACGAGTCGGCGTATGGGTGCGCTGGTTTGGCGGATCGACGACTTTGGTTAGTGATAGTCTGGTGGTCGCTGCGAACAATGGGACAGTCAATGTGTCGCTCACCCCACCTGCTGGTGCCAGCGGAGGCTCCGCCTACATTCGTGTCCGTTTGATCGAAGGAACGACTCCTGTGAGCATAAGTGGAAATCTCAGCCCACTGCGCGGTGAAGTGGAGGATCACCGATTCTCTGTCGCGGCTCCCATTAACTATGATTTCGGCGATTTTTCTGCTTTTGCGAGTGTGCGTAATGCCGCGAGCGCGAATCTATATCTAGGCAACGCTCTCACCGACTCTGAAAATGGCACCACGACAAATAGTACAGCCACTGCGGATGACACTGCGGGCGATGATGAAGATTTGACGCTGCCATCCCTCACCGCTGGTAGTGCCACGAATTGGGCTGTCCTCATTACCCGTAACTCGCCAGTGGCTAGTGGGCGCCTCGGTGTATGGATCGACTGGAATGACAGCGGCGGCATCGACAACTCCAACGAGATCATCACTGCCAATACAGCCATCTCACTCACTGGCACCCAGAGCTATACAGTGCCAATCACGCCACCAGTTGGTTCAACCGGAACGCATGCCATGCGAGTGCGGCTTACGGAGGGAACTAGTGATGTGACTTTTAGCATCAATAGCGACGTTGCCGGGGAGGTCGAAGACCACTTAATCACCGTCAATCCTGCACCACTAGAACACGATTACGGTGATTTCAGTGGCTTCCCATCGGTGCGGAATGAAATGAGTACTAATCTCTTTTTGGGTTCCTCTGGCACAGATTCGGAAGCGGGCACTGCGTCGAACTCCACAGCCACTAGCGATGATAACACGGGTGATGATGAGGACCTCATACTCCCAACTCTCACTGCGGGGGCTGCGGTCTCCTGGCCTGTGCGCGTCACCCGCAACGCACCCGTCGCGGATGCGCGGTTGGGAGTGTGGATCGACTGGAATGACAACAATTCCCCTGATGTTGCCGCAGAGTTGATCACGGTGAATACTGCAATCTCCGCGACAGGCGCGAATGATTATCCAGTAGCGTTTACCGTGCCAGCGAACGCTACAGGCACGCACCGCATGCGTGTGCGACTCACGGCAGGGGCTGCGGATGTGAATTTCATTTCCAATAGCACGTCGCTAGGCGAGGTGGAGGATTATGTAGTTACCGTATCGTGCTCTGCGCCGGTGATCCTGCCTCCAAATTCATTCTATCCGAGCGGCTTCGTGGGGCAGGTCTATCCTTCACAGCAATTCCTCGTCTCTGGCGGAACACCGGTTACTTGGAGTCTGAATCCGGCTATCCCAGGCCTCAGTATCAATGGAAGCGGACTACTCAGCGGCACGCCGACGGCCGCAGGCACTTACAATGCCACAGTCTCCGCCACGGAAGCAGGTGGCTGTTCTGGCACCACGCCGGTAAATATCGTCATCGCTGCCTGTGCTGCGCCTACTCCATTGCTGCCAGGTGATTCTTGGACACTGACTGTGCCTAGCGGCATGCAGAGTGCCATGTGGTTCAAAGATGGTGCTCCGATCTCTGGGGCTACTTCTTTGAGCTACATCGTCAATGCACCAGGTAGCTACACTTGGAAGGCCATCAATGCCGATGGCTGTCTCGTTGATGGCTGCTGTGCGGATGTCTTCATCCAGTCCTGTCCTACGATTGAGCCAGCAACCATTCCGAGCGGTCAGGTGAGTCTCACCTATGTCCAAGGCGCTCCTTTTAGCGCAAATGGTGGCACGGCCCCATACGCTTTCTCGGTGCTCAGTGGCATACCTCCTGGTCTTGCCTTTGATGCGGCGACAAACAAACTCACAGGCATCCCTACTTTAGCAGGTAGCTACGATGTTGTCGTGCGCCTCACGGATGCTGGCGGGTGCACCGTCTCGAAGACATTTACACTGATTATTGCGCCATGTTCCGGGCTTGATATTCAGCCGGTCTCCATAGCAGATGCGGTTTTAGGGCAGAGCTATTCTCGCACATTCACGGCGATTGGGTCCGATTTGGTTAAGACGTGGCAAATACGCCCATCACCTCTTCCGGGCAGCGTGGCATGGTGGGCACTAGAGGCCAATGCGTTTGATCATGCTGGTTCGCCTTCGCAAAATGGCGCACTTACGGGCACTCCTACATGGGGCGCCGGCGTCATCGGAAATGCCCTCTATCTAAATGGTGATGATGGTGTGGACGTGGCGGATCATGCAGCGCTAAATCCTACCTCGATCACACTCGAAGCGTGGGTCTATCCCACAGAAATCGCTCCATCTTCGCGCCGCTGGATTATAGGCAAAACCAATAGCGCTGGTTCCCAGGGCTACGGCCTCCACCAGCTCAATGGGAGTACTAGTGTGCGCTTCTGGGTCAATCATTACTCCACTGCTGCGAGTGGGGTGCAGACCAGCATGCAGCTAAATGCATGGAATCATGTGGTGGGCACCTATAATCCAGGGGCTGGGCAATTGAGGATCTATCTCAATGGCATTCTGATGCAGTCGCGCACTTATCTCACGTCGATCACGCATAGCGGCACGGCACTTCATATCGGGCGCTCGCCGCTGGTTGGATCATACTTCAATGGTCGTATTGATGAACCCGTGCTGTATAGCCGCGCTTTGATTCCGCAGGAGATCGCTCGACGTCATGCTGCTGGCCTTGGTGTCAATGGCGCCTATCCTTCTGAATATGGCAGCACTGTGAGTCGCTGGCGTGCTGATGGAAGTGTCAGCGATAGTGTCGGCACCCATCACGGCAGTGCTACCGTGACTCTCACGCATGCACCGGGGATGGCAGGACAATCATTTGATTTCGATGGCGCAGATGCTGGTATCAATGTGGCTCATAGCACGGCGCATAACTCTGCCGCCTTCACTCTCGAGGCCTGGGTGTTGGCCGATGAGGCTGCTCCGTCTTCCTCACGCTGGATCGCTGGAAAATCAGCCAACGGCAGCAACGGCTACGGTCTCCTCCAGCCTGCGGGCACGCAGAATGTGCGATTCTTTGTCAACGATGCCAACGCTACCACAAGCTATACAGAGTCGGTGCTCGTGCCTGGACGCTGGAACCATGTCGTGGGCACTTTCGCAAAACCGAACATGCGTCTTTATGTCAATGCCTACAATTATGTCGCGAAGTCTTACAACGTCAATCTGGTCGGACAGACTACTGCATTCCAAATCGGAAGCAGAGGGGTGCCTGATAGTTTCTTCAATGGTCGATTAGATGATGTGGCTTACTTCAATGCGGCTCTCACCGCTGGTGAAGTCGCGACTCGATTCCGTGCCATGCAGCGTATCAATGCGGTCATTCCTGCTGGCATGACTTTCGATGCCATCAATGGCCAGCTTGCAGGCACACCAGTGCCGCCAGCGGCAGAAGGTGAATATGATTTCCTGTTGCGTGCCCAAGATAGCACGGGTTGTCACGGTTGGCGTGTTTACCCCGACTTTGATCTGGGGTGTTCGGCGATCACCATTAGTGCTGTACCTGCACTGAGTGCGGCCACTGTCGGTACTGCCGTCACGGATGTGCTTCTGACGGTCAGTGGTGGTGTCGCACCTTATACTTGGAGTGTCATGAGTGGTGATTTGCCACCTGGACTGCAAATTCAGCCTCTTACAGCGACAACTGCACGAATCACAGGCATCCCAGAGCAAAGTGGTAGCTACACTTTCAACATACAAGCCGCTGATGCGGGAGGTTGCTTAGGTCACACAGGACCTATTGGGCCAGTGAATGTGACTTGCCCTGCGATCACAGTCTCAGCGGGCTCCGCCCTCACTAGTGTCATGGGCACTGCCTACACGCAGACCACTTCATTTGAAGCGACAGGTCTCACAGGTAGTTTTCTGTGGAGTTCTGGCAGCCTGCCAACGGGCTTTAGCTTTAATCCATCGACACGTCGTATCAGCACCACGGCTGCCGCCGCAATGGGAGTCTATCCGCTCACCATCACTGCCGCAGATGCGTCCTATCCGGATTGCTCTGGGAATATCACGGTGGATTGGCGTGTGTGTCCGCTCATTACCATCATCGCGCCGGCGTTCCCTACTTTCTACATTGGGCAGAGTCAGACCTTCGCCCTAACAGCGAGTGATGGTATGGGCGGTAGCAGTTTCACGTGGGATACGCTCCTGCCAGGTGCTTTTCCTCCAGGAGTGACTTTGAGTAGCACGGGAATTCTCAGTGGCTCACCCACGGCTGCTGGTAGCTATAATGTTACACTGCGGGCAACCAATGCTGATGGCTGTGCAGGCACGCTACCTGTCACGATCGTTGTGAAAGGCATTAGCATCGGGAGCCGCGTCTTCCATGACCTGAATGATAATGGGGTCGATGATGATGGTGTGCCTGGGATAAGCGGAGTCTATGTCCGCGCCTTCCATCCTGGTGCAGACATGCAGCGCGGGGGCACGGGGGCAGATGCGGACATTCTGATCAAATCCACCATCACAGACAGCAATGGGAATTATGTTTTAGCCAATCTCCCTGTTGGGCCAGTATTCATCCGGGCCACTCCTCCTTTTGCGCCTGGCCCGCGTGTATCTGGCGGCGTGCCAAAGGAGGTCTATGATGGTGATGATGGAGAAAACTACGGATGGCAGGCCCTTCCCGGTAGAAACCTCTTCTCCCCGGTTCTTACGCTGGCTCCGGGTGTGCAGCCCACCAGTGAAGATGGAGATGCCGATACCGATCTCACTCTCGATTTCGGGCTCTGGCATGGAACTGGCGCTGGCGGCATTCTTTGGCATGATCAGAATGCAGATGGAGTGTTAGGCACCAGTGAACCTGGCCTTGTTGGAGTGGAAGTGCAGCTTTGGTGGGATCGATTGGGCAATGATGATGCCGAATACTTGCTCTCCACCACGGTGACGGATAATGCAGGGCGTTATAGCTTCCTCGGTCTGCGCTCTGGGCGCTATCAAATCGTCGTTACAGAGCCAAACTTCGGCAGCGGAGTGCTGGGAAGCACTGGCAGTGTCACGCCGCTGCGTGTGTTGGCCGATAATCAGTCCGATAACGATAGCAATGGCTACCAGCCTGCTGGCACCGGTCATGCAGCGCACAGCATATTGTTTCTTCTCGGTAATAACGAGGAGCCTATTGGAAATGGCACGGGTGGCAGCGGCGAGTTCGGTCGTGGAGGCGAGATGGATGATGCATTCGCCAATGGGGCAGGGGATCAGGATGTTGATCTCACGATTGATATGGGATTCTTGGCTCCAGGACCACTCAGTGTAGGAAATCTCGTTTTCAATGACACGGGGGGCTCGCCCTTCACCGCAGATGTAGGCGAAGGACTCGGAGGCATCGTGGTGGAGCTCTTCCGCTCTGGTGAGAATCCTGCTCTCGTGCCTCCACTTGCCTCCACCGTTACCGATGCAGTCGGCCGCTACCTCTTTCAGGACTTATATGCTGGCACTTTCTTTGTCCGCATTCACCCTGGGCACTTCAATCTAACCGACGGCGATTTACGGGGCTATCAAGCTCTCAATAACATCGTCGTTGGAGACGATGATGTGGGTGATGACACACTCATTGCAACTGCGCCTCATATCACAGGTATTCGCTCGCATGACTTTACTTTGGCGGTGGGTTCTGCGCCCACTGCGGCGGAGGGGGAAACGGGTGACGATAGCGCCAGCGATGATGGAAATGATACGAACGTGGATCTCACCATCGACCTCGGTGTCTATCACCCTGTCTCCGTGGGTAATCACGTCTTCATTGATGCCAACTTTAATGGCCACGCCGATGCCGGTGAAGGTGTCAATGGCATCCGAGTAGAGCTCTACCGCGATGATCAGACGCCGGGTGTGGACACACCAATCCACGCTATCGATACGGCCAATGGTGGACGATACCTCTTTGATAAGCTGCACCACGGAACTTACTACGTTCACATTCCGAAGTCTCAATTCTTCCCCACCAAGCCGCTTCATCGCATGCTCTCGATCTATGAGGGAGTCGTCGGTGATGACGATGTGGGCGAAGATGGTATCAATACGACAAATCCAGCCAACGATGGAGTGACCTCTTCCCTCGTGCCACTTTATCCTGGCCTCGCACCTACCAATAATAGCGGCGAGACAGGTGTTTATTTTCAGGATGATGATGATAGCGATGCTTCTGCCGATCTGACCATTGACTTTGGCTTTCAGTCTCCTGTCGGCATCGGAAACATGGTCTTCATTGATGCTGATACCGATGGGTATGCCGATCCAGGTGAAGGAGTGCAGAATGTGGTCGTAGAACTCTACACCGACACCCAAATACCAGGTGTGGACTTTCCGCTCTACACCACTCTGACAGATGCCGATGGGAAGTATTACTTCTCTTATCTATTCAATGGCGACTATCGAGTTCATATCCCAGCGGTCATGTTCGCCAATGGGCAGCCGCTACATGGTAAACTCTCTCTCGTTGGAGACTCCTCCGTCACCGTTGGTATCGACGACAATCAGGATGAGCATGACAATGGCATCGACGATCCCGCTCCGCACATCAACGGCATCTCCTCCGCGCTCGTGCATTTAGCTATCAGCACTGAGCCAACCACCAATAGCGGTGAGACTGGCATGTTCAAAGACATCGACAGCGCTGACGACAATAACTTCGATCTCACCATTGACTTCGGTTTCGCCGCGCCTGCCTCTGACCTCATGACGCTAGGGAATGTCGTCTATGAAGACCTAGATGGAGATGGCAAGCATGATAGTGGAGAAGGTGTGAACGGTGTCACCGTTCAGCTTTTTGCTACGGGCTCGAATCCGCTTCAGGATCAACCCCTGGATTCCACTAGCACCGCCACAGGTGGGAACTACCGCTTCTTCAATCTTCCTCAGGGCTCATATTTTGTCTTCATTCCTCCTGCGGCCTTTGATGTGACGAATGCTGGCCCCCTCGCAGGTATGCGCTCCCTACCTGGTCATGGCTTAGACATAGGCGCGGATGACAGTGGCTCTCCGGCAGCTGATGAAAACGGCATCGACGATGCTGCCCCTGCCTCCAATGGCATTCGCAGCGTGGACATTCAGCTCACGCCGGACTTGGAGCCCGTGAATACCTTGGGTGAGACAGGTTTCCTCGCCGGACAAGACGATGCAGACGACAACAATGGCAATCTCACGGTCGATTTCGGATTCTTCCGATCCGTTAGCGTCGGGAACATCGTTTTCCATGACTCAGATGGCAGTGGCAGCTTTGAAAGCGGCGAAGGAGTCGGCAATGTCACAGTTAAGCTCTTCCACTCAGGCGATAATCCTGCCACCGCGAATCCTGTCGCCACCGTCGTCACAAACTCCTCTGGGAAATACTTCATGGCAGATCTTTTCTCTGGGGATTACTTCCTTCATATCCCGAAAGAGGAATTTATTTCTGGCGGCCAGCTAATTGGCAAAGTCAGCCTTTATGGCACGCTTATAGGTGATGACAATGTCGGTGAAGACGGCCTCGACGATACTCATCCGTCGCTTCACGGCATTAGCTCGGCAGTTTTCAGCCTTATACCAGGATACTGCCCGCAGGGGACAGATGAAGAAGGAGAAGATGGTGCCTCCGATGATGCTATCGACGATCAAGTCGATCTCACGCGTGACTTCGGCTTCGCCAATGCCATCACGGTCGGAAACATGGTTTTCAAAGACCTCGATAACGACGCTCTTCTCGATCAGGGAGATGAAATCGGAGTCACAGGAGTCACCGTGCAGCTATGGACCTCTGGAAACAATAGCGTGCTGGTCGGTAGTGACGTCACCGACAGCTACGGGCGCTACGATTTCCAAGCCGCTCCGGGATCCTACATCATCAAAATTCCGTCATCGAACTTCAACACTGGTGCCGCCCTCGCTCAACACAGTCCATCCAAACCCACGCCGAACTACCTACCCACCAGCACCGCTGGAGATGATGATGTCGGTCAAGACGGCTACACAACTGGGGCGCCCGGCGTCGATGGTGTCATGACACCAGTCTTCACGCTGGCTCACGGTAGCATGCCCACCGCTGGGAACACCGAGTCCGGCTACTTCGCAGACGACGATAATGCAAACGATGCCAACGGTGACCTCACCATCGACCTTGGCTTCCGCCCTGATCCACTCGGTGTGGGCAACCTCGTCTTCCATGACACCAATGGCGATGGCATCTACAATGCCGGTGAATCCGGCATCCAAAACGTCACTCTCCGCCTGTATTTGATCGGCGACGATCCGCATGATCCCAACACCGTGCCAGTCTCCACCGCGATTTCCGATTCCACCGGTGCATGGCTGCTCACAGCCTTCATTGCTGGCGATTACTTCATTCACCTGCCGCCGTCAAATTTCGCTGCTGGAGCGCCGTTGCATGGACTCATTTCTTCCATCGGTCAGTCATTTGATGATCTGGAGGATGATGACGTAGAAGTCGAAAACGGTCTCGATGAGGACGATCCAGCTACCTTTGGTATCAACTCCACTCAGATCGAGCTGCTGCATGGCACGGAGCCTGTGGAAACTGGCTTCCAAGCGGGCACGGACAATAATTTTGAAACCGATATGGATCTTACCATCGACTTCGGTTTCCAGACTCCGCCACCACCGCCCTCTAGCATCGTCGCGACACGCATCTTGCCACCACTAGCCGTTACGACATTTGCTTCTACGTCGCTCGATCCGCTCGCTGATGAAGATCACGATGCACACACGAACCTGCTTGAATACGTCCTCGGCACAGATCCTCGCAGTGGGCTACTTCGTGCTAGCCTGCGTTTGCACGCGGACGAAAATGGCACCCTCAGCGCCCTTGTAACGCGTCAGGTTCATTTGCCCGTCGATGCACGTCTCTATCTCCAGCACCGTGCAGACCATGATTCTACATGGTCCACGCTCGCTCTCGTTCCCCAAATCACCCAGAATTCAGACGGCACCGTCACGGCCTCATATGGTTCGCTACCATCTGCTGAGGCTGGCTACATCCGCCTGCGTGCAGAACTTGATGCCGATCTTGATGGCCAGGCAGAGGCCACCACGCACTCTGAAGTCCATGCTTGGCTCCGCCGCTCCATCATGGGGCTCGAAACTCTCTCCATGCCCTTCACCGAGCCTGATGCTGCTCGTGGCCTCATTACCGGTCAGAGTGGCGCCAGCGTCCAAATCGGCCTCCAGCCCATTTTGAGGACAGAAGCTGAATATTACCTCGAAATCCTCTCCGGCCCGAAAAGTGGCTTGCGACTGGAGATCGACGAAAAAGCCACCACGGGCTCAAATCTGGTTTTGGATGCTCAAACCATCCCCACAGACCTCCTAGGAGCTCCATTCGCCCTCCGCAGGCACGTTAGCCTCGCTAGTGTCCTCCCCGAGCAGCACTTCATCGCAGATCAGGACCGTGTGCTCTTCCATGAGGTATCGTCGGACAGCTTCCGCAGCATTCCCCTGACGGCGGCGGGTTGGCTGGAACAGGCCAATGTACTGCCAGGGCAGGGGATGCTCGTCCAGGCTCGTGAGCATACTGCGCAGATCGTCCTCATTGGTCAGATCCCACTGGTCCCCCACCACAGTATCGCTGGGGATAGAGCACGCTTCATCGGCTACGCACCGGCCACATTCCACCCTGGGGATAAACTGCGTATCTATCGCCCTGCTACGCAGGACTACCAATGCCTCCTGCGCACCTCGGATGCTTGGTTGGATGAATCGACTCAAGTCCCTATCACACCAGAACTCCCTGTCTCTCAGGCTTGGTTCTACATCCCGGTGGAGTGA